One Drosophila kikkawai strain 14028-0561.14 chromosome 3L, DkikHiC1v2, whole genome shotgun sequence genomic window carries:
- the jim gene encoding uncharacterized protein jim isoform X1 has protein sequence MAINFSASFAACIAAGLKVPRQIMYCITQDTGQPYVLYKDSQDAERNPGAIGASPAQWGSDMYPNIQQQAQQHLTAQQQQQQNAAQAAAQAAAAAAAAGQPQRPPGGAQEPRDNGSGDGRQQKVSPSSSPYPSVQQQQQQQQQQQQQRANGGADEDAMNQLGNQQNPAPNQNQSSTDPQHSGPNAGEPGNPHVQQNGGGGGPQGDPGNSFQTPDYYAPRHAAPQGAMLAPPGFPPLHYLNKGVLPMEQSGGGGGGGGAGESYSLPELLPGQQNGQQSAGPTNANANEGAAAVNGGGVGGASGAGVGPGGGVPTGGRTGNGPGRPHKNKPHSDLRLFKCLTCGKDFKQKSTLLQHDRIHTDARPFPCSECGKRFRQQSHLTQHLRIHANEKPFTCPYCSRSFRQRAILNQHIRIHSGEKPFACPECGKHFRQKAILNQHVRTHQDVSPHLIFKNGPHPTLWPSDVPFPGEENDTKGDIASAGGGYHDEDSQGTPDGSGGMHYPSYFKDVKDQRAGQKILPEVLQHIGVRPANMPLYVRCPICDKEFKQKTTLLQHGCIHIESRPYPCPECGKRFRQQSHLTQHLRIHTNEKPFGCMYCPRFFRQRTILNQHLRIHTGEKPYKCAQCGKDFRQKAILDQHTRTHQVGDRPFCCPMPNCRRRFATENEVTKHIDNHMNPNTTKVRRQQQQQQQQHQQQQQQQQQQQQQQQQQQQNNNNAVAQVASVANHLMNDVKSLAAQQFLNNNNPTAVDNKANILPVRSIAANAAAAAVVQQSVVKNELYFPQCYGPPFQHPFQTQQQAQQPSVAHANGGPTPPVTVTVANPVAPGVVVQQNASASVVAQ, from the exons CGTGCTCTACAAGGACTCGCAGGACGCAGAGCGCAACCCGGGCGCCATCGGAGCCAGTCCCGCCCAGTGGGGCAGCGACATGTACCCCAACATCCAGCAGCAGGCCCAGCAGCATCTCaccgcccagcagcagcagcagcagaacgcGGCGCAGGCAGCTGCCCAGGCGGCAGccgcagcggcggcagcgggtCAGCCGCAGAGGCCGCCGGGCGGAGCCCAAGAGCCCCGTGACAACGGCAGCGGCGACGGCCGCCAGCAGAAGGTGTCGCCTTCGTCCAGCCCATATCCCTCggtgcaacagcagcagcagcaacagcagcaacagcaacagcagcgggcAAACGGGGGCGCCGACGAAGATGCCATGAACCAG CTCGGAAACCAGCAGAACCCTGCGCCCAACCAGAACCAAAGCAGTACCGACCCCCAGCACTCGGGCCCTAATGCGGGGGAGCCCGGTAACCCACATGTGCAGCAAaacggaggcggcggcggtcctCAGGGCGATCCCGGCAACAGCTTCCAAACGCCCGACTATTATGCTCCCCGTCACGCTGCGCCGCAAGGAGCGATGCTGGCGCCACCCGGCTTTCCGCCACTCCACTATCTCAACAAGGGAGTGCTGCCCATGGAGCAGtctggcggcggtggcggaggCGGGGGCGCCGGCGAGTCCTACTCGCTGCCCGAGCTCTTACCGGGCCAGCAAAACGGACAGCAGAGTGCCGGTCCGACGAACGCCAATGCCAATGAGGGCGCGGCGGCAGTCAACGGCGGAGGAGTGGGCGGGGCATCGGGCGCGGGCGTAGGCCCTGGCGGCGGCGTGCCGACCGGAGGGCGCACTGGCAACGGGCCAGGACGCCCGCACAAGAACAAGCCGCACAGCGACTTGCGGCTTTTCAAGTGCCTGACCTGCGGCAAGGACTTCAAGCAGAAGAGCACGCTGCTGCAGCACGACCGAATCCACACGGACGCGCGTCCGTTTCCCTGCTCCGAGTGCGGCAAGCGGTTCCGGCAGCAATCGCACCTCACGCAGCATCTGCGCATCCACGCCAACGAAAAGCCCTTCACCTGCCCCTACTGCTCGCGCAGCTTCCGGCAGCGCGCCATTCTCAACCAGCACATACGCATCCATTCGGGTGAGAAGCCCTTCGCCTGCCCCGAGTGCGGCAAGCACTTTCGCCAGAAGGCCATCCTCAATCAGCATGTGCGCACCCACCAAG ACGTCTCCCCACACCTCATCTTCAAGAACGGGCCACACCCGACGCTGTGGCCCTCAGACGTTCCATTCCCGGGAGAAGAGAACGACACCAAGGGCGACATTGCCAGTGCCGGCGGCGGCTACCACGACGAGGACTCCCAGGGAACCCCGGATGGTAGCGGCGGCATGCACTATCCGTCGTACTTCAAGGACGTTAAGG ATCAACGCGCAGGCCAAAAGATACTGCCCGAGGTTCTGCAGCACATCGGAGTGCGGCCGGCAAACATGCCGCTCTACGTGCGCTGTCCCATCTGCGACAAGGAGTTCAAGCAGAAGACGACTCTGCTCCAGCACGGCTGCATCCATATCGAGTCGCGGCCCTACCCCTGCCCAGAGTGCGGCAAGCGCTTCCGCCAGCAGTCGCACCTCACGCAGCATCTGCGCATCCACACCAACGAGAAGCCCTTCGGTTGCATGTACTGTCCGCGCTTCTTCCGTCAGCGGACCATCCTCAACCAGCACTTGCGCATCCACACCGGCGAGAAGCCGTACAAGTGCGCCCAGTGCGGCAAGGACTTCCGGCAGAAGGCCATTCTGGACCAGCACACTCGTACCCACCAGGTA GGCGATCGACCATTCTGCTGCCCGATGCCCAACTGTCGACGTCGCTTCGCCACGGAGAACGAGGTGACCAAGCACATAGACAACCACATGAACCCCAACACCACCAAGGTGcgtcgccagcagcagcaacagcagcagcagcaccagcagcagcagcaacagcaacagcagcagcaacagcaacaacagcaacagcagcagaacaacaacaatgctgTCGCTCAAGTCGCCTCGGTGGCCAATCACTTGATGAACGACGTCAAGAGCTTGGCGGCGCAGCAATTCCTCAACAATAACAACCCGACGGCGGTGGACAACAAGGCAAACATCCTGCCTGTGCGCAGCATAGCGGCCAATGCGGCAGCAGCCGCTGTGGTGCAGCAGTCTGTGGTGAAGAACGAACTGTACTTCCCGCAGTGCTACGGCCCTCCCTTCCAGCATCCCTTCCAGACACAACAGCAGGCCCAGCAGCCCAGTGTCGCGCACGCCAACGGGGGCCCGACGCCGCCGGTGACCGTGACAGTGGCCAACCCTGTGGCCCCCGGAGTAGTGGTTCAGCAGAATGCGTCTGCCTCCGTGGTGGCCCAGTGA